The Immundisolibacter cernigliae genome has a window encoding:
- a CDS encoding symmetrical bis(5'-nucleosyl)-tetraphosphatase, with protein sequence MATWAIGDIQGCFDEFTALLRAIDFRPDRDRLWLVGDLVNRGPKSLETLRFVHSLGDGAITLLGNHDLHLLAVAAGHGRLRRGDTLDEVLGAPDREPLLDWLRGRPLFHYDPALDMAMVHAALAPGWDLATAKTRAAEVQTALTSDADGYFAHMYGDTPHRWDNALRGWRRLRVITDYLTRVRFCRPDGTYDMRAKGPPGTQPEGYLPWFALPDRASAGTPIVFGHWSSIGLVDGHDVYALDTGCVWGRQLSALCLEEGRWVSVDCSARGSGAGD encoded by the coding sequence ATGGCCACCTGGGCAATCGGCGACATTCAGGGCTGCTTCGATGAGTTCACGGCGCTGCTGCGCGCCATCGACTTTCGGCCAGACCGCGACCGGTTGTGGCTGGTCGGCGATCTGGTCAATCGCGGCCCGAAGTCGCTCGAAACCTTGCGTTTCGTGCATTCACTCGGGGACGGCGCGATCACGCTGCTGGGCAATCACGACCTGCACCTGCTGGCGGTCGCTGCCGGGCACGGGCGCCTGCGGCGCGGCGACACGCTCGATGAGGTGCTCGGGGCGCCGGATCGGGAGCCGTTGCTCGACTGGCTGCGCGGCAGGCCGCTATTCCACTACGACCCGGCGCTGGACATGGCGATGGTCCATGCGGCGCTGGCGCCGGGCTGGGATCTGGCCACCGCCAAAACGCGCGCCGCCGAGGTGCAGACCGCGCTGACCAGCGATGCCGACGGCTATTTCGCGCACATGTACGGCGACACGCCGCACCGCTGGGACAATGCCCTGCGCGGCTGGCGGCGGCTGCGGGTGATTACCGACTACCTGACCCGGGTGCGCTTTTGCCGGCCGGACGGCACCTACGACATGCGCGCCAAGGGGCCGCCCGGCACGCAGCCGGAAGGCTACCTGCCGTGGTTCGCCCTGCCCGACCGGGCCAGCGCCGGCACGCCGATCGTGTTCGGGCACTGGTCCAGCATTGGCCTGGTCGATGGCCACGACGTGTACGCGCTCGACACCGGCTGCGTGTGGGGCCGGCAACTGAGCGCCCTGTGCCTGGAGGAAGGGCGCTGGGTGAGCGTGGATTGCAGCGCCCGCGGCTCGGGGGCCGGGGACTAA
- a CDS encoding phage tail sheath C-terminal domain-containing protein: MEDSFAEQIIPGAYIRVQAEGLIAPKGIAFGNVAIVGTAAAAPGVTNALDTTHILSSLDDARALWAPSDPVATGALNLMRGIELLFRNGATTIYAQALAAGATTQNFSDALDELLKEDVNVLVIPELATATATTVIKSAVSSAETNARDVIGVIGSDAAGNAAPADIVAQANADKRLVLATPAIHGLDTDGSDVLLPGQYTAAAVAGLIASLAPQASPTNKTLPGVTRLGRKFGYGELKALVSGNVLALETRQGIRVVRGITTQGEAFAQITTRRIVDYAKTGIRQVSNPFVGRLNNERVRKALKGALDSFLSTMLFDEQLTGYTLDVTATRADEIAGRCVVNVAMQPTFSIDYIRVTLALS; this comes from the coding sequence ATGGAAGACAGTTTCGCCGAACAGATCATCCCCGGCGCCTACATCCGCGTGCAGGCCGAGGGGCTCATCGCGCCCAAGGGCATCGCCTTTGGCAACGTTGCCATCGTCGGCACCGCCGCTGCGGCGCCCGGCGTGACCAATGCGCTCGACACCACCCACATCCTGTCGAGCCTGGACGATGCCAGGGCGCTGTGGGCGCCGTCGGACCCGGTCGCCACCGGCGCCCTGAATCTGATGCGCGGGATCGAGCTGCTGTTTCGTAACGGCGCCACCACGATCTACGCCCAGGCGCTCGCGGCCGGGGCCACCACACAGAATTTTTCCGATGCTCTGGACGAGCTGCTCAAGGAAGACGTGAACGTGCTGGTAATTCCGGAGCTGGCCACGGCCACCGCCACGACGGTCATCAAATCGGCCGTGAGCAGTGCCGAGACCAATGCGCGGGACGTGATCGGCGTCATCGGTTCCGATGCGGCGGGTAACGCCGCACCCGCCGATATCGTCGCGCAGGCCAATGCCGACAAGCGCCTCGTATTGGCCACGCCTGCCATTCATGGCCTGGACACTGATGGCAGCGACGTGCTGTTGCCGGGCCAGTACACGGCCGCTGCGGTGGCCGGGCTGATCGCCTCGCTGGCGCCACAGGCCAGCCCAACCAACAAGACGCTGCCCGGCGTCACGCGGCTTGGACGCAAGTTCGGCTATGGCGAACTGAAGGCGCTGGTGTCGGGCAACGTGCTGGCGCTGGAAACCCGCCAGGGCATCCGCGTGGTGCGCGGCATCACCACCCAGGGCGAGGCGTTTGCCCAGATCACCACGCGCCGCATCGTGGATTACGCCAAGACCGGCATTCGTCAGGTGTCGAATCCATTCGTCGGGCGTCTGAACAATGAGCGGGTACGAAAGGCGCTCAAGGGCGCGCTCGACAGCTTCCTGTCGACCATGCTGTTCGACGAGCAACTGACGGGCTACACGCTGGACGTGACGGCCACGCGCGCCGACGAGATCGCCGGCCGTTGCGTGGTGAACGTGGCCATGCAACCGACCTTCAGCATCGACTACATCCGCGTCACCCTGGCTCTGTCCTGA
- a CDS encoding contractile injection system protein, VgrG/Pvc8 family → MDLPFLPDAPAAPGFRPRCKVGPPAPAAGGGGLLDMALSLLSAPAPDPWADHLTDVEVLLAPAPAVSHARLTLTDREGAPVVAIGDSLRVELGEEGALGALLQGEVLAIESQPGERRVVVLASAAIKLARRRENAGHQARTLADLLKGFAAAAGLTPGALETGASYPFLAVDDRRSLWEWSAVLAAHSGLLVWVDGDGALRCAKPGGPAVQTVSHGQDVLALEHRASAPPQGLVTLVGEGAAGSQGSAAWSWLAKDPQGIQAQAGSGDPARTHTDGTLRSSAAVRDAAAARSAQASARGARVRLHVPGGPALIPGATVTVKGSPGGAGDGDWVIETARHRYGRGGYVAQLDAVAA, encoded by the coding sequence ATGGACCTGCCCTTCCTGCCCGATGCCCCGGCCGCGCCGGGTTTCCGGCCGCGCTGCAAGGTGGGACCGCCGGCCCCGGCGGCGGGTGGCGGGGGGCTGCTCGACATGGCGCTCAGCCTGCTTTCGGCGCCCGCGCCGGACCCTTGGGCGGACCACCTGACAGACGTGGAAGTGCTGCTGGCGCCGGCCCCGGCGGTGAGCCACGCGCGCCTCACGCTCACCGACCGCGAAGGCGCGCCGGTGGTGGCGATCGGCGATTCGCTGCGCGTGGAACTGGGCGAGGAAGGCGCGCTCGGCGCGCTGCTCCAGGGCGAGGTACTGGCCATCGAGTCCCAGCCGGGCGAGCGGCGCGTGGTGGTGCTGGCGTCGGCCGCGATCAAGCTGGCGCGCCGGCGCGAGAACGCCGGCCATCAGGCGCGCACGCTGGCCGATCTGCTTAAAGGCTTTGCCGCGGCCGCGGGCCTGACCCCCGGCGCGCTCGAAACCGGCGCCAGCTATCCCTTCCTGGCGGTGGACGACCGGCGCAGCCTGTGGGAATGGTCGGCCGTGCTGGCCGCCCACAGTGGCCTGCTGGTGTGGGTGGACGGCGACGGCGCGCTGCGCTGCGCCAAGCCGGGCGGGCCGGCGGTGCAGACCGTCAGCCACGGGCAGGATGTGCTGGCGCTCGAACACCGCGCCAGCGCACCGCCGCAGGGCCTGGTCACGCTGGTCGGCGAAGGCGCCGCCGGCAGCCAGGGCAGCGCGGCGTGGAGCTGGCTCGCCAAGGACCCGCAAGGCATCCAGGCGCAGGCCGGCAGTGGCGATCCGGCGCGCACCCACACCGACGGCACGCTGCGCTCCAGCGCGGCGGTCCGGGATGCCGCCGCCGCCCGGTCCGCCCAGGCCAGCGCGCGCGGTGCACGGGTGCGCCTGCACGTGCCCGGCGGTCCGGCGCTGATTCCCGGCGCCACGGTCACGGTCAAGGGCAGCCCCGGCGGCGCGGGCGATGGCGACTGGGTGATCGAAACCGCGCGCCACCGCTACGGCCGGGGTGGTTACGTGGCCCAGCTCGACGCGGTGGCGGCATGA
- a CDS encoding phage baseplate assembly protein V, with the protein MSTALYDTLRALIREELGAQRNSELGTVQAVAPADPGNYAATVALPGSDLVLDAVPLLTTRKGVASVPDVGDLVLVSFVGGDLNRPVILGTLYNDEDRPPPNAAGQFVIHLPGGESESKALRLELHEADPQRAVLKVGDACTLTVQDDDPVVTVDVGGQAAIEISRAGNVSISGGGNLTLKGSGNVTLEAGGTLALKGAVINLN; encoded by the coding sequence ATGAGCACGGCGCTGTACGACACGCTGCGCGCGCTGATCCGCGAGGAACTGGGCGCCCAGCGCAACTCCGAACTGGGCACGGTGCAGGCGGTGGCGCCGGCCGACCCGGGCAACTACGCCGCCACCGTGGCGCTGCCGGGCAGCGATCTTGTGCTCGACGCGGTGCCGCTGCTCACCACGCGCAAGGGCGTGGCGAGCGTGCCGGATGTCGGCGACCTGGTGCTGGTGAGCTTCGTCGGTGGCGACCTCAATCGCCCGGTGATCCTGGGCACGCTCTACAACGACGAGGACCGCCCGCCGCCGAACGCCGCCGGGCAGTTCGTGATTCATCTGCCCGGTGGCGAAAGCGAAAGCAAGGCGCTGCGCCTGGAACTGCACGAGGCCGACCCCCAGCGCGCGGTGCTCAAGGTCGGCGATGCCTGCACGCTGACCGTGCAGGACGACGACCCGGTGGTGACGGTAGACGTGGGCGGCCAGGCAGCCATCGAGATCAGCCGGGCCGGCAATGTTTCGATTTCGGGCGGCGGCAACCTCACGCTCAAGGGCTCCGGCAACGTCACGCTGGAAGCCGGCGGCACCCTCGCGCTCAAGGGCGCCGTGATCAACCTCAACTAG
- a CDS encoding PAAR domain-containing protein, with product MGMPAAKQGDRVIATDIHIQQVPSPGGPVPTPLPSPFTGMLDGGLSTDVNIEGKPAAVMGSTATNTPAHVPTAGPFQKPPANKATIIAGSATVMVNGKPLARHGDAALTCNDPADLPAGTVVAVGTVMAG from the coding sequence ATGGGCATGCCAGCGGCCAAACAGGGAGACCGGGTGATCGCCACCGACATCCACATCCAGCAGGTGCCAAGCCCCGGCGGGCCGGTGCCCACGCCCCTGCCCAGTCCGTTTACCGGCATGCTCGACGGTGGCCTGTCCACGGACGTGAACATCGAGGGCAAGCCGGCGGCCGTGATGGGCTCCACCGCCACCAACACGCCCGCGCACGTGCCAACGGCCGGTCCGTTCCAGAAACCGCCGGCCAACAAGGCGACGATCATCGCCGGGTCGGCCACGGTGATGGTGAACGGCAAGCCCCTGGCGCGCCACGGCGACGCCGCGCTCACCTGCAACGATCCGGCCGACCTGCCGGCCGGCACGGTGGTCGCGGTCGGCACGGTCATGGCGGGCTGA